One bacterium genomic window carries:
- the nuoE gene encoding NADH-quinone oxidoreductase subunit NuoE — protein MTDHDMLRQELAPLMAKYEQSRSALIPMLQSVQAKYSRISPFAMQIIADMLGIHPVEVMGVVSFYSFLNTEPKGRFIIRLCRTISCDMVGREKVARQLQTDLGVEFGRTTADGKFTLEWANCLGLCDQGPALLVNSKAYTKVTPESVHAILEECRQTYGVHAQEKKEEHTI, from the coding sequence ATGACCGATCATGATATGCTGAGGCAGGAGCTGGCGCCGCTCATGGCCAAGTACGAGCAGAGCCGCAGCGCGCTCATCCCCATGCTCCAGAGCGTGCAGGCGAAGTACTCCCGCATCTCGCCGTTCGCGATGCAGATCATCGCTGACATGCTGGGGATACACCCGGTGGAGGTGATGGGTGTCGTCTCCTTCTACAGCTTCCTCAACACGGAGCCCAAGGGTCGCTTCATCATCAGGCTCTGCCGCACGATCTCCTGCGACATGGTGGGCAGGGAAAAGGTCGCGCGTCAGCTTCAGACCGACCTGGGTGTCGAGTTCGGGCGCACGACCGCGGACGGCAAGTTCACGCTCGAGTGGGCCAACTGCCTGGGCCTCTGCGATCAGGGCCCGGCGTTGCTTGTGAACTCCAAGGCGTACACCAAGGTCACGCCCGAGTCCGTGCACGCGATCCTCGAGGAATGCCGTCAGACGTACGGCGTGCACGCGCAGGAGAAAAAGGAGGAGCATACCATATGA
- a CDS encoding RnfABCDGE type electron transport complex subunit D produces MSDTILENKLIVGPAPHLGTKDSIPRIMWSVNAALLPALFVGFMNFGWYAMLVVVVSIAVAIASEAAAQRFRGVPITVNDGSAVLTGLLLAMCLPPNVPLYIPAVGSAFAIIIAKHAFGGLGCNIWNPALAGRAFLLAAYSGSIVMPQWPILKQAFRGSILGVDAVTMATPCLVLKDAPLAFFGKYSLGRLFLGAIPGSIGETSALALILGASYLVVKKYVNWRLPLSYILTVMALAALLPQAGDSGGTISIWAGTLTVGAALARALAHALSGGLMIGAFFMATDMVTSPLTSKGQAIYGAGCGVLVALIRLYGGYPEGVCYSILIMNTVVWLIDRFTAPNFFGAGRHAAKNA; encoded by the coding sequence ATGAGCGACACTATATTGGAAAACAAGTTGATCGTAGGTCCGGCGCCGCACCTCGGCACAAAGGACTCTATCCCGCGCATCATGTGGAGCGTGAATGCAGCGCTCCTGCCCGCGCTCTTCGTCGGCTTCATGAACTTCGGGTGGTACGCCATGCTCGTGGTCGTGGTCTCGATCGCTGTTGCGATAGCTTCGGAGGCCGCGGCGCAACGCTTCCGCGGAGTGCCGATAACGGTGAACGATGGTTCGGCGGTGCTCACCGGCTTGCTGCTCGCCATGTGCCTGCCCCCCAATGTGCCGCTCTACATCCCCGCGGTCGGCAGCGCGTTCGCGATAATCATAGCCAAACATGCGTTCGGCGGCCTTGGCTGCAACATATGGAACCCGGCGCTCGCCGGCCGTGCATTCCTGCTGGCGGCCTATTCAGGGTCGATCGTGATGCCGCAGTGGCCGATCCTCAAACAGGCGTTCAGGGGCTCGATACTGGGAGTGGACGCAGTGACCATGGCGACGCCGTGCCTCGTGCTCAAGGATGCGCCGCTCGCTTTCTTCGGCAAGTATTCGCTCGGCCGGCTCTTCCTGGGCGCGATCCCCGGCTCCATAGGCGAGACTTCCGCGCTCGCGCTCATCCTCGGCGCCTCGTATCTTGTCGTAAAAAAATACGTCAACTGGAGGCTGCCTCTTTCGTACATATTGACCGTGATGGCGCTTGCCGCGCTGCTGCCGCAGGCCGGGGATTCGGGCGGCACGATCTCGATATGGGCGGGCACCCTCACCGTAGGCGCGGCGCTGGCCAGGGCCCTTGCACACGCGCTCTCGGGCGGACTCATGATCGGCGCTTTTTTCATGGCCACCGACATGGTGACGAGCCCGCTGACGTCGAAGGGACAGGCGATCTACGGCGCAGGCTGCGGCGTGCTGGTCGCGCTCATCAGGCTCTACGGCGGATACCCCGAGGGGGTCTGCTATTCGATACTCATAATGAACACAGTGGTGTGGCTGATAGACCGCTTCACAGCGCCCAATTTCTTCGGAGCCGGAAGACATGCAGCGAAAAATGCCTGA
- a CDS encoding response regulator, translating into MAKILIVDDDPDVVQAGKLVLEKAGHQVSSALSKDEGMAAVRSFKPDLLILDVMMQLPDDGISMAQKLRRDGFQKPILMLTNVGRASGLAIGKDAELVPVDEYQEKPIKPDVLVMKVGELLGRK; encoded by the coding sequence ATGGCGAAGATCCTCATCGTGGACGACGATCCGGATGTGGTGCAGGCCGGCAAGCTGGTGCTCGAGAAGGCCGGCCACCAGGTGAGCAGCGCCCTCTCCAAGGATGAGGGGATGGCGGCTGTGCGCTCGTTCAAGCCGGACCTGCTCATACTCGACGTGATGATGCAGCTGCCCGACGACGGCATATCGATGGCGCAGAAACTCCGCAGGGACGGATTTCAAAAGCCGATACTCATGCTCACGAACGTGGGCAGGGCCTCCGGGCTAGCCATCGGCAAGGACGCGGAGCTCGTGCCCGTCGACGAATATCAGGAGAAGCCAATCAAGCCCGACGTGCTCGTCATGAAGGTGGGCGAGCTGCTTGGCAGAAAATAA
- a CDS encoding RnfABCDGE type electron transport complex subunit G gives MQRKMPEYIKFPLVLTLVAVISAASLAGLYILTQPAKEAEAARGIESALKVVFPEASEFEVKEAKIDGRSFEYCVAKREGEEVGYVAVGSATGYSSVLRVMVGVDKDFVIKGVEVLYQNETPGLGDKIVEIKSKKTWRTVLAGESPDESALRPWFQLGFDGKQTPVEVDKDGGRIEAITGATISSRAVCDAVNRAIGNLKKALSS, from the coding sequence ATGCAGCGAAAAATGCCTGAGTACATAAAATTCCCCCTCGTGCTCACGCTGGTCGCCGTGATCTCGGCGGCCTCGCTCGCCGGGCTGTATATCCTCACCCAGCCGGCGAAAGAGGCGGAGGCCGCTCGGGGGATCGAATCGGCGCTCAAGGTCGTGTTTCCGGAAGCGAGCGAGTTCGAGGTGAAAGAGGCGAAGATCGACGGCAGATCTTTCGAATACTGCGTGGCGAAGAGGGAGGGCGAGGAGGTTGGCTATGTCGCAGTCGGCTCGGCCACCGGTTACTCCAGCGTCCTCAGGGTCATGGTCGGTGTGGACAAAGACTTCGTCATCAAGGGCGTAGAGGTGCTCTACCAGAACGAGACGCCTGGGCTCGGCGATAAGATCGTGGAGATAAAGTCTAAAAAGACGTGGCGAACCGTGCTCGCGGGAGAGAGCCCGGACGAGTCGGCCTTGAGACCATGGTTTCAGCTGGGGTTCGACGGGAAGCAGACGCCGGTCGAGGTCGACAAGGACGGCGGCCGGATCGAGGCGATCACCGGAGCCACCATTTCCTCGCGCGCGGTCTGCGACGCAGTGAACCGGGCGATAGGCAATCTGAAGAAGGCCCTGAGCTCCTGA
- the rsxC gene encoding electron transport complex subunit RsxC, translating to MKTFKSGGVHPPEYKDLSKGAALERMPAPSVVVLPVSQHTGAPSRPVVGKGDKVSKGQVVAEANGFVSVPVHASVSGVVVAVEQRPMQNGAVCDHIVIQSDGLDNWAEGTGVKREWRDMGLEKIRAAVRDAGVVGLGGAAFPTHVKLSPPADRPIDTLILNGIECEPFLTCDYRMMLERARGIAEGLRIMMKALGVNRAIVGVESNKQDAFEKMRDTVWADEGVRIELLKVKYPQGAEKQLIEALTGRQVPPGRLPLDVGVVVQNVSTAYAVYDAVVEARPLVERPVTVTGDGVARPANLIVPIGALIKDVLVRQGLDPKTKKVVLGGPMMGIALPNLDFPVVKGTSGILAFKKMPDFMPGPCIRCGRCIAVCPLRGMAAEMIKAIEAGEVERYEELHVLDCMECGTCTFECPSRRPIVHYIKKAKAEYAAWKAKKK from the coding sequence ATGAAGACTTTCAAAAGCGGCGGAGTTCATCCTCCGGAATACAAGGATCTCTCAAAGGGCGCAGCGCTCGAGCGCATGCCTGCGCCTTCCGTCGTCGTGCTCCCGGTGTCTCAGCACACGGGCGCGCCGTCCAGGCCGGTGGTCGGGAAGGGCGACAAGGTCTCAAAGGGCCAGGTCGTGGCGGAGGCCAACGGCTTTGTCTCGGTGCCGGTGCACGCCTCCGTATCCGGCGTTGTCGTGGCCGTCGAGCAGAGGCCCATGCAGAACGGCGCGGTCTGCGACCACATCGTCATACAATCGGACGGCCTGGACAACTGGGCCGAGGGGACGGGCGTAAAGCGCGAATGGCGCGACATGGGGCTGGAGAAGATCCGCGCAGCGGTGCGGGATGCAGGCGTCGTGGGCCTCGGGGGCGCGGCCTTCCCCACGCACGTGAAGCTCTCGCCCCCGGCCGACAGGCCGATAGACACCCTGATACTCAACGGCATCGAGTGCGAGCCGTTTCTCACATGCGACTATCGCATGATGCTCGAACGCGCGCGCGGCATCGCCGAGGGGCTGCGCATCATGATGAAGGCCCTGGGGGTGAACCGTGCGATAGTCGGGGTGGAATCGAACAAACAGGACGCCTTCGAGAAGATGCGCGACACGGTCTGGGCTGACGAGGGCGTGAGGATCGAGCTGCTCAAGGTCAAATACCCGCAGGGCGCGGAGAAGCAGCTGATCGAGGCGCTGACCGGCCGCCAGGTCCCTCCGGGCAGGCTGCCGCTGGACGTCGGCGTCGTGGTGCAGAACGTCTCCACCGCATATGCGGTCTACGACGCGGTGGTCGAGGCGAGACCCCTTGTGGAGAGGCCGGTCACGGTCACGGGCGACGGAGTGGCGCGCCCTGCGAACCTCATTGTGCCGATCGGCGCGTTGATAAAGGACGTCCTCGTGAGGCAGGGGCTCGATCCGAAGACGAAGAAGGTGGTGCTGGGCGGACCGATGATGGGCATCGCCCTGCCAAACCTCGACTTCCCGGTGGTCAAAGGAACCTCGGGGATCCTGGCTTTCAAGAAGATGCCGGACTTCATGCCCGGGCCGTGCATACGATGCGGCCGCTGCATTGCGGTATGCCCCCTGCGGGGGATGGCGGCCGAGATGATAAAGGCGATAGAGGCGGGCGAGGTGGAGCGCTACGAGGAGCTGCACGTCCTCGACTGCATGGAGTGCGGCACGTGCACGTTCGAGTGCCCTTCGCGCAGGCCGATCGTGCACTATATAAAGAAGGCGAAGGCGGAATACGCGGCATGGAAGGCAAAGAAGAAATGA
- a CDS encoding Rnf-Nqr domain containing protein encodes MRSYILLFISIALVNNFILAKFLGLCPFIGVSKRRKQAVGMGLAVIFVMTMASAVSWVVFEFLLAPTEHNLFYMLMGAGRPASDFDFTFLTTIVFILVIATLVQMVEMFLMKVIPPLYESLGIYLPLITTNCAVLGVALLNVKDFGIMNSLSESFAKSVLQGFGGGVGFLIVIFLMSGIREKLEKYDIPPALRGAPLAFICAGLMALAFMGFAGMGQ; translated from the coding sequence ATGAGATCCTACATACTGCTCTTCATATCCATCGCCCTGGTAAACAACTTCATACTCGCGAAGTTTCTGGGGCTCTGTCCCTTCATAGGGGTCTCGAAACGCCGCAAGCAGGCGGTCGGCATGGGGCTCGCGGTGATCTTCGTCATGACCATGGCCTCCGCGGTCTCCTGGGTGGTCTTCGAGTTTCTGCTGGCCCCGACCGAGCATAACCTCTTCTATATGTTGATGGGCGCGGGCAGGCCTGCGTCGGATTTCGACTTCACGTTTCTGACCACTATCGTGTTCATCCTCGTGATAGCCACGCTGGTGCAGATGGTGGAGATGTTCCTCATGAAGGTGATCCCGCCGCTTTATGAGTCGCTTGGCATCTATCTGCCTCTGATCACCACCAACTGCGCGGTGCTCGGCGTGGCACTGCTCAACGTGAAGGACTTCGGGATCATGAACAGCCTCTCAGAGAGTTTTGCGAAGAGCGTTCTTCAAGGTTTCGGCGGCGGAGTCGGTTTCCTGATAGTGATATTCCTCATGAGCGGCATCAGGGAGAAGCTCGAGAAGTACGACATTCCGCCTGCGCTGCGCGGCGCGCCGCTCGCGTTCATCTGCGCGGGACTCATGGCCCTTGCGTTCATGGGATTCGCAGGGATGGGACAATAG
- a CDS encoding RnfABCDGE type electron transport complex subunit B, producing the protein MLPPVIILGFLGLLFGIGLYVASRVFRVTVDTRIERVERALPGSNCGACGLAGCHGLAKAVVHGSADVTSCIPGGEHVAHLVADIMGVEAKVAEKRVAVLRCQGRDVGDRFIYEGIATCQAANLMHKGPKECIFGCIGFGDCARACSFDALHMIKGFPEVDEAKCVSCAKCVAACPKALFELIPLSKLVHVRCKSLESGRAVRKICKVGCIACKKCETVCEFDAVHVKDNLAVFDYEKCTSCGLCVKECPTGTIMSYRETRKGLGLWPVKNAVSGES; encoded by the coding sequence ATGCTGCCTCCTGTAATCATACTCGGGTTTCTGGGCCTCCTCTTCGGGATCGGTCTCTACGTGGCTTCGCGCGTATTTCGGGTGACGGTGGACACGCGCATCGAGCGCGTGGAGAGGGCTCTGCCCGGTTCCAACTGCGGGGCTTGCGGGCTCGCCGGCTGCCACGGCCTCGCGAAGGCGGTGGTCCACGGCTCCGCCGATGTCACCTCCTGCATACCGGGCGGGGAGCACGTGGCGCACCTTGTCGCCGACATCATGGGCGTGGAGGCGAAGGTCGCCGAGAAGAGGGTCGCGGTCCTGCGCTGCCAGGGCAGGGATGTGGGCGATCGCTTCATATACGAGGGGATTGCGACCTGCCAGGCCGCGAACCTCATGCACAAGGGCCCCAAGGAGTGTATCTTCGGGTGCATAGGCTTCGGGGACTGCGCCAGGGCTTGCTCCTTCGACGCGCTTCACATGATAAAGGGATTCCCCGAGGTGGACGAGGCGAAGTGCGTCAGCTGCGCGAAGTGCGTGGCGGCGTGCCCCAAGGCCCTCTTCGAGTTGATCCCGCTCTCCAAACTCGTGCACGTGAGGTGCAAATCCCTAGAATCCGGGAGGGCGGTCCGAAAGATCTGCAAGGTCGGCTGCATCGCGTGCAAGAAGTGCGAGACCGTGTGCGAGTTCGATGCGGTCCATGTGAAGGACAACCTCGCCGTCTTCGATTACGAAAAGTGCACCTCCTGCGGGCTGTGCGTCAAGGAGTGCCCGACCGGAACTATAATGAGCTACAGGGAGACGAGAAAAGGTCTCGGGCTCTGGCCCGTGAAAAATGCTGTGAGCGGCGAGTCGTGA
- the hydG gene encoding [FeFe] hydrogenase H-cluster radical SAM maturase HydG, protein MGLLDQNKIEATLAECGPVHINRAREILARGRELKGVPPGDAIALLSVDDPAILSEIFETAHHIKDAIYGNRLVLFAPLYISNLCDNDCAYCAFRKANKDVVRRALTQEEILSETLALIGEGQKRVLLVAGESYTDEGLNYVFKSIDTIYRAKSDKGNIRRINVNIAPLTVEEFRSLHECEIGTYQLFQETYHEPTYRRLHSRGPKADYAYRLETMDRAYQGGFDDVGIGVLFGLYDWRYEIAALLAHIEHLEKKFGVGPHTISVPRIEPAHGAPLSYDPPHALSDADFKKIIAVLRIAVPYTGIILSTREGAAMRREAFGLGVSQISAGSRTNPGGYTHGDAEEAANPEARDAQFSLGDTRPLMEVIRDVVEHGHIPSFCTACYRLGRVGKDFMDLAKPGLIKHNCLPNALLTFAEYLHDFADESLRYKGFEMIETMIERDIEQKPVRERIRGILEEIESGKRDIFV, encoded by the coding sequence ATGGGTCTTCTGGATCAAAACAAGATAGAGGCAACGCTGGCGGAATGCGGCCCTGTCCATATCAACAGGGCAAGGGAAATACTGGCGCGCGGAAGAGAACTCAAAGGAGTGCCGCCTGGCGATGCCATAGCGCTTTTGTCTGTGGACGACCCGGCGATCCTCTCCGAGATATTTGAGACCGCGCACCATATAAAGGATGCGATCTACGGAAACCGGCTGGTCCTCTTCGCGCCCCTCTACATCTCCAACCTCTGCGACAACGACTGCGCCTACTGCGCCTTCAGAAAGGCCAACAAGGATGTCGTGCGCAGGGCGCTGACGCAGGAGGAGATACTGAGCGAGACCCTTGCGCTCATAGGCGAGGGGCAGAAGCGCGTGCTGCTCGTGGCGGGCGAGTCGTACACGGACGAAGGGCTGAATTACGTCTTCAAATCCATAGACACGATCTACAGGGCAAAGAGCGACAAGGGAAATATCAGGCGCATCAACGTCAACATAGCCCCGCTCACGGTCGAGGAGTTTCGCTCGCTGCACGAATGCGAGATAGGCACCTACCAGCTCTTCCAAGAAACTTACCACGAGCCCACGTACAGGCGGCTGCATTCGCGCGGACCGAAGGCGGACTACGCATACCGCCTCGAGACCATGGACCGCGCGTACCAGGGCGGATTCGACGACGTGGGCATAGGCGTGCTCTTCGGCCTCTACGACTGGCGCTACGAGATCGCGGCGCTGCTTGCGCACATCGAGCACCTCGAGAAAAAATTCGGCGTGGGACCCCACACGATTTCAGTGCCGAGGATCGAGCCGGCCCATGGCGCGCCGCTCTCCTACGATCCGCCGCACGCGCTCTCGGACGCTGATTTCAAAAAGATCATAGCGGTGCTGCGCATCGCGGTCCCCTACACCGGCATCATCCTGAGCACCCGCGAGGGCGCTGCCATGCGCAGGGAGGCGTTCGGACTCGGCGTGTCTCAGATATCCGCCGGCTCGCGCACGAACCCGGGCGGCTACACGCACGGGGACGCCGAGGAAGCGGCAAATCCCGAGGCGCGCGACGCGCAGTTCTCGCTGGGGGACACGCGCCCGCTCATGGAGGTGATCCGCGACGTCGTGGAGCACGGGCACATCCCATCCTTCTGCACCGCGTGTTACAGGCTCGGCCGCGTGGGAAAGGACTTCATGGACCTGGCCAAGCCCGGCCTCATCAAACACAACTGTCTGCCCAACGCGCTGCTCACCTTCGCCGAATATCTCCACGACTTTGCGGACGAGTCTCTCCGCTACAAGGGTTTCGAGATGATCGAGACGATGATCGAAAGGGACATCGAGCAGAAGCCTGTGAGGGAGCGCATTCGCGGCATCCTCGAAGAGATCGAATCCGGCAAGAGGGACATCTTCGTCTAG